Part of the Streptomyces sp. HSG2 genome, GAAACCTGTCCTCACGCAAAGAGGGCAGCGGGATCATCGTGGACCTCGGCGACGTCCGCGCCGTCACGAAGGTGGACGTCGACTTCTACCGCGAGGGCCAGACGGTCGAGGTGCTGGCCGCGGACGAAGGGGGCACGGGAACCTCCTCGCTGGAGAGCTACCCACAGCGTCTGACAAAGCTGGAGCGGGCCGGTGACTCCCTGTCGCAGGAGTTGGAGGAGGCGGTGAAGACGCGCTACCTCCTCGTTCGGATCACCAGCCTTCCCACCGACACTTCCTCGAGCACCTATCGAGGTGGGATCTCGGAGATCAAGGTCTACGGGTCGTAGCGGTCCCCTGGGCCGTGAGCGCGGAGGGGAGGCGAGGGCGTGGACCGGTGCGACGAGAGCGCGGCCGACAGGGAGCTCTTGGCCCGACATGTCTCCGGCGATACGACAGCCTTCGGGGAACTGGTCCGGCGCCACCGGGACCGGTTGTGGGCGGTCGCCTTGAGGACGTTGGGAGATCGTGAAGAGGCGTCCGACGCGGTCCAGGACGCTCTTCTCTCGGCCTACCGCGCGGCCCACACCTACCGCGGTCAAGCCGCTGTCACCACGTGGCTGCATCGCATCACGGTGAATGCCTGCCTCGATCGCGTCCGAAAGGCCGCGTCGAGGAAGACCGCACCGGTCGACGACACGGAGCGACTCGAGAGCGTTTTGGAACCATCCGAGTCGGCTGCGGCCCCAGCCGAGCGGCACGACCTGCAGCGTCAGCTCCGCGCCGCCTTGGCAACCCTGGCACCCGACCAACGCGCCGCGTTGGTCCTGGTGGACATGCAGGGGTACCCCGTGGCGGAAGCGGCTCGCATTCTCGACGTCCCGATCGGTACGGTCAAGAGCAGATGCGCCCGTGGCAGGGCCAAGTTGCTCCCGCTGCTCACCCACCTCCGCGCCGAGCCGGACCCCGACCCCCACGACGTTCACCGTCCCAGGACGGCCGACACGGGCGAGGCCTCCAGGCCCGATGCCCAGCGGAACCGGGCGCAGTCGACATCCGTCCCACGTGCGCGAGGGCCACGTCGCGCGGCTCCAGGCGAAACGGATCCGACCGATTCAGCTGTCGTGAAGGGTGGTGGTGGGCGAACGTGACATGGACGCCAGAGCAGGTCGATCATCCGGACATCGTCGAGCTGTCCGAACTCGCCGAAGGCAACGTGCCCCCTTCCCGGGCGAGGGAACTGGAGCGCCACGTGGAGGGGTGCGCGTCGTGCGACGAGGCACGCACGTCCTTGGAGGGAGTCCGCCGACTCCTGGGCGGTGCGACCGATCCTCCCAAGATGCCTGACGACGTCCGCATCCGGATCGACGCCGCCCTCGCCGCCGCCGCAGAAGACCATGGTCTGCCCGCCGTTTCACGTGAAACACCACTGCCACCGCCCCGTGGCAGGTCTCCGCGCCCCATGCCTGGCCCCGGGCGCAGGCCGGGCGGGCACCGCCGAAGGAAGACCGTCGTGGGAATCGTGTGTGCGGCCACGGTGCTGGGTGTCGGCTCCCTGCTCGTCACCGGGGACGACGTCTCGCCTCCGCTCGAGGCAAGGAACAGCGTCTCCCCAAGAGACACCTTCACGGAATCTCAGCTCGGTGAACAGGTCGCACGGCTCGTCGGGGACGCCCAGAGGGCGGGTGGGTCTCGCCTTCCCAGTGGGATCGGGGTCCAGTCCGAGACCTCCTCAGAGCAGCAGGTCTTCGTCCAGCCGACTCTCCCGGAGTGCGTCCTGCGCGCCATCCGCCCCGGTGCCTCCGTGCTGGCGGCGGAGGAGGGCGTGTATCGGGGTGAGTCCGCCTTGCTCGTCGTGGTCTCGGAGGCCGAGGACGCCGGTCATGTCGTCGCGAGTATCGTCGAGGCCGGCTGCCCG contains:
- the sigM gene encoding RNA polymerase sigma factor SigM, encoding MDRCDESAADRELLARHVSGDTTAFGELVRRHRDRLWAVALRTLGDREEASDAVQDALLSAYRAAHTYRGQAAVTTWLHRITVNACLDRVRKAASRKTAPVDDTERLESVLEPSESAAAPAERHDLQRQLRAALATLAPDQRAALVLVDMQGYPVAEAARILDVPIGTVKSRCARGRAKLLPLLTHLRAEPDPDPHDVHRPRTADTGEASRPDAQRNRAQSTSVPRARGPRRAAPGETDPTDSAVVKGGGGRT
- a CDS encoding anti-sigma factor, whose protein sequence is MTWTPEQVDHPDIVELSELAEGNVPPSRARELERHVEGCASCDEARTSLEGVRRLLGGATDPPKMPDDVRIRIDAALAAAAEDHGLPAVSRETPLPPPRGRSPRPMPGPGRRPGGHRRRKTVVGIVCAATVLGVGSLLVTGDDVSPPLEARNSVSPRDTFTESQLGEQVARLVGDAQRAGGSRLPSGIGVQSETSSEQQVFVQPTLPECVLRAIRPGASVLAAEEGVYRGESALLVVVSEAEDAGHVVASIVEAGCPEGSASSVADVLLTRSLPRP